From Arcticibacter tournemirensis, one genomic window encodes:
- a CDS encoding PspC domain-containing protein, translated as MEKKLQRDENNKMLAGVAAGLGEYFDVDVTWVRVIFILMAIFGLSGVLIYIILWIVVPPKPFFADFRKYDADYRVNDDPAAPFQPGQPFQSGQPFQQGQPFMYPREKKEGKGRFVAGIILVALGAFFLVDEFFYIPYWFSFEKLWPVILIVVGIVILGKSGKKSTFSGVNDQQSAADVFEKKEKEKEDDKSDDQPLA; from the coding sequence ATGGAAAAGAAATTGCAACGCGACGAAAACAACAAGATGCTTGCAGGAGTAGCTGCCGGTCTTGGTGAGTATTTTGACGTAGATGTCACCTGGGTAAGGGTGATATTCATATTAATGGCCATTTTTGGCCTCTCAGGCGTTTTGATCTACATCATTTTGTGGATAGTGGTTCCTCCCAAACCCTTTTTTGCCGACTTCAGGAAATATGATGCTGACTACCGGGTAAACGACGACCCGGCGGCACCTTTCCAGCCCGGGCAACCTTTCCAGTCAGGGCAGCCTTTTCAGCAGGGACAACCTTTTATGTATCCAAGAGAAAAGAAGGAGGGAAAAGGAAGGTTCGTTGCAGGGATTATTCTGGTTGCTCTTGGAGCCTTTTTCCTGGTAGATGAGTTTTTTTATATCCCTTACTGGTTCTCCTTCGAAAAGCTATGGCCCGTCATACTGATAGTGGTTGGTATCGTTATTCTTGGAAAGTCGGGCAAGAAAAGTACCTTTAGCGGAGTTAATGATCAACAGTCCGCGGCGGATGTATTTGAGAAGAAGGAAAAAGAAAAGGAAGATGATAAGTCGGACGATCAACCATTAGCATAG
- a CDS encoding LiaF transmembrane domain-containing protein — MKTEKIIWGLILVFIGGILLLQNFGVIDFQWFVIWRFWPLILILIGANMLFSRENSKTGAIISVFLTVGALVFIGWQGTRDHHEGKSRWFFYEWENEPKSDVKTKSGYFSEAYSASTTSAILNISGGATTYKLEDTTSELFNAKVSSSFGNYSLVKISNDSSETLNFKMSGKAEWDMREKGPNEAVMALNTNPLWTINVETGAGKAWFDLSKFKVESFNFEGGATKLDVKLGAPQAITNVNVETGVSQIHISIPANAACKINTDSGLSSSDFKGFDKQGDGSYITPNFSTAKQKFIIKLEGGLSKFDVDRY; from the coding sequence ATGAAAACAGAAAAAATTATTTGGGGGCTCATCCTGGTTTTTATCGGAGGCATCCTGTTGCTTCAGAACTTTGGCGTGATTGATTTTCAATGGTTCGTGATATGGCGCTTCTGGCCACTTATCCTTATCCTTATTGGAGCCAATATGCTTTTTTCGCGCGAAAACTCGAAAACAGGCGCTATTATCTCAGTTTTCCTAACAGTTGGTGCCCTTGTTTTTATTGGCTGGCAGGGGACGAGGGACCATCACGAGGGGAAATCGCGCTGGTTCTTCTACGAGTGGGAAAACGAACCTAAAAGCGATGTGAAAACCAAGTCAGGATATTTCAGCGAAGCCTATTCGGCGAGCACAACCAGTGCAATATTGAATATCTCGGGTGGAGCAACAACTTACAAGCTGGAAGATACCACCTCAGAATTGTTTAATGCCAAGGTGAGTAGCAGCTTCGGAAATTATTCGCTGGTAAAGATCTCCAACGATAGTTCTGAAACCCTAAATTTCAAGATGTCGGGAAAAGCCGAGTGGGATATGCGCGAGAAAGGTCCGAATGAAGCGGTAATGGCACTTAATACAAATCCCCTGTGGACCATTAACGTCGAAACCGGAGCCGGCAAGGCTTGGTTTGATCTATCTAAATTTAAAGTTGAGAGCTTTAACTTTGAGGGAGGAGCAACTAAACTGGATGTGAAATTGGGCGCGCCACAAGCAATAACCAACGTAAACGTTGAGACCGGCGTCTCGCAGATCCATATTTCAATTCCTGCCAATGCAGCTTGTAAGATAAACACAGATTCAGGACTTTCATCAAGCGATTTTAAAGGTTTTGATAAACAAGGCGACGGGTCCTATATCACTCCAAACTTCAGTACGGCCAAACAGAAATTTATTATTAAACTTGAAGGCGGTCTTTCTAAATTTGATGTAGACCGCTATTAA
- a CDS encoding RDD family protein: MEDEYLVVIDGKPQGPFTIEQLKGLNIGPGTFVKTRTMKDYKEVGEVEELCRLFGFSHQAIARPQYYASPDVRMLAVVIDYLLILVVYAVILVIVVSFIESKYLKIAVSLSGLPLVPITKIIMGIFMEASSRQATFGKSWLAIKVTDEQGRRISLGRSAARNIFKIVPVLTLGIGYLSGFFSKRQQCLHDKLAGTLVIKGRLV, encoded by the coding sequence ATGGAAGATGAATATCTCGTAGTTATTGACGGAAAGCCGCAAGGTCCTTTTACAATAGAACAACTAAAAGGTTTAAACATTGGTCCCGGTACTTTCGTAAAGACCAGGACAATGAAAGACTATAAAGAAGTCGGCGAAGTTGAAGAACTTTGCCGGCTTTTTGGCTTTAGTCACCAGGCCATAGCACGCCCTCAATATTATGCTTCTCCCGACGTCAGGATGCTGGCTGTGGTCATAGACTACCTGCTTATTCTTGTTGTGTATGCGGTGATCCTTGTCATCGTCGTTTCTTTTATAGAATCGAAATACCTGAAGATTGCTGTTTCGCTATCTGGATTGCCCTTAGTCCCAATTACAAAAATCATTATGGGGATCTTCATGGAGGCATCTTCAAGGCAGGCTACCTTCGGGAAAAGCTGGCTTGCGATAAAAGTAACCGATGAACAGGGCCGGAGGATAAGTTTAGGAAGGAGCGCAGCGCGCAACATATTCAAAATCGTTCCGGTACTAACCCTCGGAATTGGCTATCTCTCAGGCTTCTTCAGTAAACGACAACAATGCCTTCATGATAAACTTGCCGGTACGCTGGTTATTAAGGGACGCTTAGTATAG
- a CDS encoding Fur family transcriptional regulator translates to MDRKFDQLLEKHNLKKTTPRYSVLGILSSREMATSQPDLEEVLGKEIDRVTLYRILKTFEEKGIIHKIIDLNGTANYALCQSECKEHEHHDEHLHFNCTVCGKLFCLNGTHLPPINLPAGFKAKSVSLIVSGVCDKCSTADN, encoded by the coding sequence ATGGACAGGAAATTTGATCAGTTACTGGAGAAACATAACCTTAAGAAAACAACGCCACGCTACAGTGTATTGGGCATACTTTCTTCACGCGAGATGGCTACCTCGCAGCCGGATCTCGAAGAAGTATTAGGCAAGGAAATTGATCGTGTAACGCTATACCGTATTTTGAAGACCTTTGAAGAAAAGGGAATTATTCATAAGATCATCGACTTGAACGGCACCGCCAATTATGCATTGTGCCAGTCGGAGTGCAAAGAGCACGAGCATCACGATGAACACTTACATTTCAACTGCACGGTTTGCGGAAAGCTGTTTTGTCTTAATGGTACCCATCTCCCCCCTATCAATTTACCGGCAGGTTTTAAGGCCAAATCAGTCAGCCTTATTGTAAGCGGAGTATGTGATAAATGCAGCACTGCCGACAATTAA
- the ispG gene encoding (E)-4-hydroxy-3-methylbut-2-enyl-diphosphate synthase, whose protein sequence is MNTAETNTALKGTYCNSLTEYSRFLTREVSIGNIPVGGKNPIRIQSMTTTDTMDTIATVEQTIRMVDAGCEYVRITAPSIKEALNLAEIKKELKYRGYDVPLIADIHFTPNAAEAAARIVEKVRINPGNYADKKRFDQLEYTPAEYEAELGRIYQKFAPLVKVCKEYGTAMRIGTNHGSLSDRIMSYYGDTPRGMVESAMEFIRMCESLSYYNLVISMKASNPQVMVQAYRLLVETMQKEGMNYPLHLGVTEAGDGEDGRIKSSVGIGTLLEDGLGDTIRVSLTEDPELEAPVAIALAKRYEERPSLSVGPDISLPAGFSPYSYQKRESAELNTFIGGHQVPRVVLDISYSNLRDPQVLSAAGYEYSALLDKYNMAEQSVDFVYLADELPSFTMPGNLKQAYNYPTWLKLANKKNCHPVFTLHEYKEAGEKDLSLNLVRITNEDLHNGFFSEDLIDQTLVLVLETSKGHGMADQRQFFFSLMKAGINVPVIVRRGYSEGSESDFQLYAATDAGALLIDGFGDGIWLDAPHISPKAVVSTAFGILQATRSRISKTEYISCPSCGRTLFDLQETTQMIRSRTSHLKGVKIGIMGCIVNGPGEMADADYGYVGTGPGKITLYRGKQVVKKAVNTENALDELIEIIKEDGNWREVDS, encoded by the coding sequence ATGAATACAGCTGAAACGAATACTGCGCTGAAAGGTACTTACTGTAATTCTTTAACTGAATATTCCCGCTTCTTAACAAGGGAAGTGTCGATTGGAAACATTCCGGTTGGAGGCAAAAATCCCATCCGGATTCAGAGCATGACCACAACTGATACGATGGATACGATAGCCACTGTAGAGCAAACGATCCGGATGGTAGATGCGGGTTGTGAGTACGTACGTATTACAGCGCCCAGTATAAAGGAGGCATTGAACCTTGCTGAAATAAAGAAGGAGCTAAAGTACAGGGGATACGACGTGCCCCTGATTGCTGATATTCACTTTACGCCCAATGCCGCTGAAGCTGCAGCTCGTATCGTTGAGAAGGTCCGCATTAACCCTGGCAATTATGCCGACAAAAAGCGTTTTGATCAGCTTGAATATACGCCTGCAGAGTACGAAGCCGAACTTGGCCGGATCTATCAGAAGTTTGCACCTCTTGTGAAGGTATGCAAAGAATATGGTACGGCGATGCGTATTGGCACAAACCATGGCTCACTCTCCGACAGGATCATGAGCTACTACGGCGACACGCCACGTGGTATGGTTGAATCGGCGATGGAGTTTATCAGGATGTGTGAGAGTCTCAGCTACTATAATCTTGTGATCTCTATGAAAGCCAGCAACCCTCAGGTGATGGTTCAGGCTTACCGCCTGCTGGTAGAAACAATGCAAAAAGAGGGGATGAACTACCCTCTCCATCTCGGTGTTACAGAGGCTGGCGACGGCGAAGATGGGCGCATAAAGTCTTCCGTGGGTATTGGTACTTTACTTGAAGACGGTCTTGGTGATACAATCCGAGTTTCTCTGACAGAGGACCCCGAGCTTGAAGCTCCTGTTGCTATTGCACTGGCAAAACGATACGAAGAAAGGCCCTCCCTCAGCGTGGGGCCAGACATCTCTTTGCCTGCAGGATTTTCACCCTATTCTTATCAGAAACGGGAGTCGGCAGAACTCAATACGTTCATTGGCGGTCACCAGGTACCCCGGGTCGTCTTGGATATATCATATTCCAATCTTCGCGACCCGCAGGTGTTGTCGGCAGCAGGATATGAGTATTCTGCTCTTTTAGATAAGTATAATATGGCCGAACAGTCGGTCGACTTTGTGTACCTGGCTGATGAACTTCCTTCTTTCACAATGCCCGGCAATCTAAAACAGGCATATAATTACCCCACATGGCTCAAACTGGCTAATAAAAAGAACTGCCACCCTGTGTTTACCTTGCACGAATATAAAGAAGCCGGGGAGAAGGACCTGTCTTTAAACCTCGTTAGGATAACAAACGAGGACCTTCATAACGGATTCTTTTCTGAAGACCTTATAGATCAAACGCTTGTTTTGGTACTCGAAACCAGCAAAGGCCATGGAATGGCCGATCAGCGCCAGTTCTTTTTCTCCCTGATGAAGGCTGGGATAAATGTACCCGTAATTGTACGGAGAGGCTATTCGGAAGGCAGCGAATCCGATTTTCAGCTATATGCAGCTACTGATGCAGGCGCCTTACTAATCGACGGCTTCGGCGACGGGATATGGCTTGATGCTCCTCATATTTCCCCTAAAGCCGTAGTGAGCACCGCGTTCGGAATTCTTCAGGCAACACGCTCACGAATCTCAAAAACTGAATATATCTCCTGTCCCAGCTGCGGAAGGACTTTATTCGACCTGCAGGAAACTACTCAAATGATCCGGAGCCGGACCAGTCATTTGAAGGGGGTGAAAATAGGGATCATGGGATGCATAGTAAACGGTCCTGGCGAAATGGCCGACGCCGATTACGGCTATGTAGGAACTGGTCCCGGTAAGATCACTCTGTATCGCGGTAAGCAGGTAGTCAAGAAGGCTGTAAATACGGAGAATGCGCTTGACGAATTAATAGAGATTATTAAAGAAGATGGCAACTGGCGGGAAGTTGACAGTTGA
- a CDS encoding transketolase: MKADIEKLTGVAKQVRRDIVRMVHQCQSGHPGGSLGCTDYFVALYFHVLKHNPEFKMDGVGEDLFFLSNGHISPVWYSVLARSGYFDVKELGTFRKINSRIQGHPTTHEHLPGIRIASGSLGQGMSAAIGAALTKKLNKDTSLVFSLHGDGELQEGQIWEAAMFAPHNKVDNLISTIDVNGQQIDGPTEKVLSLGNLRAKWEAFGWEVLEMNGNDMEDVIKVLELAKTKTFRGKPIMILMQTNMGHGVDFMMGSHKWHGVAPNDEQLALALGQLECTLGDY; this comes from the coding sequence ATGAAAGCTGATATTGAAAAATTAACCGGCGTCGCGAAGCAGGTTCGCAGGGATATTGTTAGAATGGTACATCAGTGCCAGTCTGGACACCCTGGAGGGTCGTTGGGATGCACGGACTATTTTGTTGCTCTTTACTTCCACGTACTGAAGCATAATCCCGAGTTTAAAATGGATGGGGTCGGAGAGGACTTATTCTTCCTTTCGAACGGTCATATTTCTCCCGTTTGGTATAGTGTACTGGCACGTTCGGGGTACTTTGATGTTAAGGAACTCGGTACTTTTCGTAAGATTAATTCCAGAATTCAGGGCCACCCTACGACACACGAACATCTTCCCGGAATCCGGATCGCTTCAGGATCACTCGGACAGGGTATGTCGGCCGCGATAGGCGCTGCTCTTACAAAAAAGCTGAATAAAGATACTTCTCTTGTTTTTTCTCTTCATGGCGACGGCGAGCTTCAGGAAGGACAGATCTGGGAGGCAGCCATGTTTGCTCCTCACAATAAGGTAGATAACCTGATCTCTACTATTGATGTTAACGGACAGCAGATTGATGGTCCTACAGAGAAAGTACTTTCCTTAGGTAATCTCAGGGCTAAGTGGGAAGCTTTTGGATGGGAAGTCCTCGAAATGAATGGTAACGACATGGAAGATGTGATCAAGGTACTCGAGCTTGCTAAAACAAAGACATTTAGAGGAAAACCGATCATGATCCTGATGCAAACCAATATGGGGCACGGTGTTGACTTTATGATGGGTTCGCACAAATGGCATGGTGTTGCTCCGAATGACGAACAGCTTGCCCTTGCGCTTGGACAGCTGGAATGCACATTGGGCGATTATTAA
- a CDS encoding transketolase family protein — protein MKKYTFTEKKDTRSGFGAGLLEAGKRNENVVALCADLVGSLKMEAFIKEFPERFFQMGIAEANMMGIAAGMTIGGKIPFTGTFANFSTGRVYDQIRQSIAYSDKNVKICASHAGLTLGEDGATHQILEDIGLMKMLPGMTVINTCDYNQTKAATIAIAEYEGPVYLRFGRPVMPIFTDPDQKFEIGKAWTVNEGKDVSIFATGHLVWEAILAGEKLAEMGIDAEIINIHTIKPLDEEAVLKSVAKTGCVVTAEEHNRLGGLGDSIAQLLVKNHPAPQEYIAVDDSFGESGTPAELMKKYGLDSDHIIAAVQKVIARRKG, from the coding sequence ATGAAAAAATATACTTTCACAGAAAAAAAAGATACACGTTCGGGCTTCGGAGCCGGCTTACTGGAAGCTGGTAAAAGAAACGAGAACGTGGTGGCGCTCTGCGCCGACCTTGTAGGCTCTCTTAAAATGGAGGCCTTCATCAAAGAATTCCCTGAGCGCTTTTTCCAGATGGGGATTGCCGAAGCGAATATGATGGGTATTGCAGCAGGTATGACAATAGGAGGTAAAATTCCTTTTACCGGAACATTTGCTAACTTCTCAACCGGGCGGGTATACGACCAAATCCGTCAGTCGATTGCCTATTCGGATAAAAACGTAAAAATATGTGCGTCACACGCCGGCTTAACTCTGGGCGAAGATGGTGCAACACATCAGATCCTCGAAGATATCGGGCTAATGAAGATGTTGCCTGGCATGACCGTGATCAACACCTGCGACTATAATCAAACTAAGGCTGCTACGATTGCTATTGCAGAATACGAAGGTCCGGTTTATTTACGGTTCGGACGGCCTGTTATGCCCATCTTTACTGACCCTGATCAGAAGTTTGAAATCGGGAAAGCATGGACAGTCAACGAAGGTAAAGACGTGAGTATTTTTGCTACCGGCCACCTTGTATGGGAAGCTATCCTTGCCGGTGAGAAACTTGCAGAAATGGGCATAGATGCTGAGATCATCAACATTCATACGATTAAACCACTCGATGAAGAAGCTGTGTTGAAATCGGTTGCTAAAACCGGATGTGTGGTTACCGCAGAAGAGCATAACCGTCTTGGCGGACTAGGTGACAGCATCGCCCAGTTACTGGTGAAGAATCATCCTGCTCCCCAGGAATATATAGCTGTAGACGACTCTTTTGGCGAGAGTGGTACACCTGCCGAACTGATGAAAAAATACGGCCTCGACAGCGATCATATTATCGCCGCCGTGCAAAAAGTAATAGCCCGAAGAAAAGGCTGA
- the bcp gene encoding thioredoxin-dependent thiol peroxidase has protein sequence MSELKEGDKAPDFTAKDQNGKSVSLSDHAGKDVILYFYPKDDTPGCTAEACNFRDNYQALQQQGYVVIGVSTDDEKSHQKFSAKYDLPFTLISDDEKKIVEAYGSWVEKNMYGKKYMGTARKTFVIAKDGSIRKIISKVDTANSSQQVLELIDN, from the coding sequence ATGTCAGAATTAAAAGAAGGGGATAAAGCTCCTGATTTCACAGCAAAAGACCAGAATGGCAAAAGTGTTTCTCTTAGCGACCATGCTGGTAAAGATGTAATTCTTTATTTTTATCCTAAAGATGATACACCGGGTTGCACAGCCGAAGCATGCAATTTCAGGGATAATTATCAGGCCCTTCAGCAACAGGGTTATGTGGTTATCGGTGTGAGCACTGATGATGAAAAATCGCATCAGAAGTTTTCGGCAAAGTATGATCTGCCATTTACCTTAATCTCAGACGATGAAAAGAAGATCGTCGAGGCATATGGTTCGTGGGTTGAGAAAAATATGTATGGCAAGAAGTACATGGGTACTGCCCGCAAAACCTTCGTTATAGCGAAAGATGGCAGCATTCGCAAGATTATCAGCAAGGTTGATACTGCGAATTCCTCACAGCAGGTGCTTGAGTTAATTGACAATTGA
- a CDS encoding M23 family metallopeptidase translates to MRLNRHIFRKIQFASSFLFLAITASAQDIPVSNKYPATDFIPPIELPPSLAGSFGEIRSGHFHSGLDYRTNQREGYPVYAVADGFVSRLRVQVGGFGNAVYLNHPNGYTTVYAHLQRFNSRIERVMKDYQYRRQSYDVDFPLMAIEIPVKKGEVIAWSGNTGSSGGPHLHFEVRDSKTEEIINPQLFGIDIPDRIKPSIGGLYMYRLNGQPFSENTPRQYFRITGAGGKYRLYQSPVINYSGDVGFGIITDDPQPAGNKNGVYSIELKMDSVTIFLSAMERFAFNNSRAVNSHIDYPSLLLYGRTIQKSFIEPGNPLGIYKTAVNRGLINVTDDKIHNMTYIVKDAKGNTSTLEFKIKYNRQSVIESKEEPGVKKFLYNQANEYSTQAMRAVFPKGVLYSDINFRYQLTPRKRGTYSPVHKLHTRLIPLHSNYELWIKADSTLPVHLHRKALIVDSRGISQGGVYENGYVKGNPRVFGDFYITVDTIPPSIRPVNISEGKSMKELSKISFKISDNLSGIRSFNGTIDGQWVLMEFDPKTASLWHVFDDKTAPGKHHFQLVVTDMMMNSRTFNAIFYK, encoded by the coding sequence TTGAGATTAAATAGACACATATTTAGAAAAATACAATTCGCTTCATCCTTTCTGTTTTTGGCAATCACTGCATCCGCTCAGGACATTCCAGTGAGTAACAAGTACCCTGCAACTGACTTTATACCCCCTATTGAATTGCCTCCCTCCCTGGCAGGATCGTTCGGAGAAATCAGAAGCGGCCATTTTCATTCGGGCTTAGACTATCGCACCAACCAGAGAGAAGGCTACCCTGTATATGCTGTAGCAGATGGCTTTGTGTCGAGGCTCAGGGTACAGGTGGGCGGTTTTGGAAATGCCGTCTACCTCAATCACCCCAATGGCTACACCACTGTTTACGCTCATCTCCAACGTTTTAACAGCCGGATCGAAAGGGTAATGAAAGACTATCAATACAGACGGCAATCGTATGATGTTGACTTTCCGCTAATGGCTATAGAAATCCCTGTAAAAAAAGGCGAAGTCATTGCCTGGTCGGGCAACACTGGCAGCAGCGGCGGTCCGCACCTTCATTTTGAAGTAAGAGATAGTAAAACCGAGGAGATAATAAATCCGCAGCTCTTTGGGATAGATATACCCGACAGGATTAAACCTAGTATCGGGGGACTGTATATGTACCGGCTAAACGGACAGCCTTTCAGCGAAAATACGCCGAGGCAGTATTTCAGGATTACAGGAGCCGGAGGTAAATATCGCCTATACCAGTCGCCCGTAATTAATTACAGCGGTGATGTTGGATTCGGAATCATCACTGATGATCCCCAACCGGCCGGCAATAAGAACGGCGTTTATTCGATTGAGTTGAAGATGGACAGCGTTACCATCTTTCTATCGGCCATGGAACGCTTTGCATTTAACAACAGCAGGGCAGTTAATTCTCATATTGACTATCCATCACTTCTTCTGTATGGCAGAACCATTCAAAAAAGTTTTATTGAACCCGGCAATCCTCTCGGCATCTACAAAACCGCGGTAAACCGAGGCTTAATTAATGTAACAGACGATAAAATTCACAATATGACCTATATTGTGAAAGACGCAAAAGGAAACACCAGTACGCTGGAATTTAAGATAAAGTATAACCGGCAGTCTGTAATTGAATCAAAGGAAGAGCCTGGTGTAAAAAAGTTTCTGTATAACCAGGCGAATGAATATAGTACCCAGGCCATGAGGGCCGTTTTCCCTAAGGGAGTATTGTATAGCGATATCAACTTCCGGTACCAGCTGACGCCGCGGAAGCGTGGCACCTATTCGCCTGTTCATAAGTTGCATACCAGGCTAATTCCGCTGCACAGCAATTATGAACTCTGGATTAAGGCCGACTCTACCCTACCAGTTCATTTACATCGTAAGGCGTTGATTGTTGATTCAAGAGGTATATCACAGGGCGGAGTTTATGAGAACGGTTATGTCAAAGGGAATCCGCGGGTTTTCGGCGATTTTTATATTACCGTCGATACAATTCCTCCCTCGATCCGGCCTGTCAACATCAGCGAAGGCAAGTCGATGAAGGAACTGAGCAAGATTAGCTTTAAGATCTCAGACAACCTTTCAGGCATCCGATCGTTCAACGGAACAATAGACGGGCAATGGGTATTGATGGAATTTGATCCGAAAACAGCCAGCCTGTGGCATGTTTTTGATGATAAAACCGCTCCCGGAAAACATCATTTTCAATTGGTGGTTACTGATATGATGATGAATTCCAGAACGTTTAACGCTATATTTTATAAGTAA
- a CDS encoding fumarylacetoacetate hydrolase family protein, whose product MKIIAVGRNYAEHAKELNNPVPVTPVIFMKPDTAILKDNSPFYHPDFSEDVHYEVEVVLKISKEGKHISEKFAGNYFDEIGLGVDFTARDIQQKHKEKGLPWELAKAFDNSAPVSRFISKSQFADLYNINFSLALNENFVQKGNTKDLLFSFERLIAFISQYITLKKGDLIFTGTPEGVGKVSIGDRLNGYIENEKLLDFEIK is encoded by the coding sequence ATGAAGATTATTGCTGTAGGGCGCAATTATGCTGAGCACGCCAAAGAGTTAAACAATCCTGTTCCTGTTACACCTGTTATTTTCATGAAGCCTGATACTGCTATTTTGAAGGATAACAGTCCATTTTATCATCCTGATTTCTCTGAAGATGTTCATTACGAGGTTGAAGTGGTGTTAAAGATCTCAAAGGAGGGCAAACACATATCGGAAAAGTTTGCAGGAAATTACTTCGATGAAATAGGTCTGGGGGTCGATTTTACTGCCCGTGATATTCAGCAGAAACATAAAGAAAAAGGACTACCCTGGGAACTTGCCAAAGCTTTTGATAATTCGGCTCCTGTAAGCCGCTTTATTTCTAAAAGCCAGTTCGCCGATCTGTACAACATTAACTTTAGCCTGGCCCTGAACGAAAATTTTGTTCAAAAAGGCAACACAAAAGACCTTCTTTTTTCGTTTGAACGCTTAATTGCATTCATTTCGCAATACATCACTTTAAAAAAGGGAGACTTAATCTTTACAGGTACTCCCGAAGGGGTTGGTAAAGTAAGTATTGGCGACCGGCTTAACGGTTATATTGAGAACGAAAAACTGCTTGATTTTGAGATTAAATAG
- a CDS encoding T9SS type A sorting domain-containing protein translates to MKKFYLLAISFYFILLGARAFDSRSFVVLKNGLADSTRRIQRSASKITDTRPNRPSRNDVGISIIPFKPISSRPSGSASSGSGSGSAASSAASPQKVAAPDFKALSNVKVFPNPVEDQINISYTLSKDANVTIKIMDVLGNEIATLLSQRLPSGEQNHSFAITSRLNSGYYFIRLIAGNETIIKRISVL, encoded by the coding sequence ATGAAAAAATTTTACTTGTTAGCTATATCGTTTTACTTTATTCTGTTAGGAGCCAGGGCTTTTGATAGTAGAAGTTTTGTTGTGCTGAAGAATGGGTTAGCGGATTCTACAAGAAGAATTCAACGTTCTGCAAGCAAAATCACAGATACGCGGCCCAACAGGCCCTCCAGGAATGATGTAGGGATCAGCATAATTCCCTTTAAACCCATAAGCTCCCGGCCGTCAGGCAGCGCCTCTTCCGGATCAGGATCTGGCAGTGCAGCTTCATCCGCTGCTTCTCCGCAAAAAGTTGCTGCTCCTGATTTTAAAGCATTAAGTAACGTTAAAGTATTCCCCAATCCCGTTGAAGATCAGATAAATATCTCCTATACTCTGAGCAAAGACGCGAATGTGACTATCAAAATCATGGATGTTCTGGGGAATGAAATTGCGACTTTACTATCCCAGCGTTTGCCTTCAGGCGAACAGAACCATAGCTTCGCCATTACGTCGAGACTTAACAGCGGCTATTATTTCATACGATTGATCGCAGGCAACGAAACTATTATAAAGCGAATCTCTGTTTTGTAA